From the Thermococcus guaymasensis DSM 11113 genome, one window contains:
- a CDS encoding MFS transporter, which translates to MERKAFNWGVVLGLALLGFSRSVGWALNKGLSFPLLSSYTNSAFVRGTILALEGIIGLVVPPLLGYYSDTLQSKHGRRRPFIMIGGLLAGIAALIVYTAYAMGVPLWGFTLSLGFFYLSMHLYTAQYRALMPDTVESGQRGRASGVITLFEWAGNLLLFGLAGYLIAKAIDETGESEGIKALAQTPYLKIPFLVTAAFLIGAALFVYFVIREPKAPKIEENESLGDYLKSIVENRDFLKFYTAQTLWWMSFEFIGMFLYGILAYILHGSATEENIKAVTSLGLYLMALFNVTVLIGALPGGIIYDKLGRRLSIIIGGVIFALPQIWGWFITSKTEIAIALGVAGIGWGVLMAASYPVIGDLLTKFEREAFTGRYYGFFEATRSLPVLLAGVIGGAIVDLAGKNYRVLFPIGALLVLLAMPMVWFMKNLDEISEKEEEPRNEEWKEV; encoded by the coding sequence ATGGAAAGAAAAGCCTTCAACTGGGGTGTTGTCCTAGGTCTTGCACTGCTGGGCTTCAGCAGGAGCGTGGGCTGGGCGCTCAACAAGGGCCTGTCGTTTCCACTGCTCTCAAGTTACACGAACTCAGCCTTTGTTAGAGGAACTATCCTGGCCCTTGAGGGTATTATCGGACTGGTAGTCCCTCCGCTCCTAGGGTACTACAGTGATACCCTCCAATCAAAGCACGGCAGAAGAAGACCCTTCATAATGATCGGTGGTCTTCTTGCGGGGATAGCCGCGCTGATTGTATACACTGCCTATGCTATGGGCGTGCCCCTATGGGGCTTCACCCTGAGCCTGGGCTTCTTCTACCTCTCAATGCATCTCTATACTGCCCAGTACAGAGCCCTAATGCCAGATACGGTTGAAAGTGGCCAGAGGGGAAGGGCGAGCGGTGTTATTACGCTTTTCGAATGGGCAGGGAACCTACTCCTCTTCGGACTGGCAGGATATCTCATAGCTAAGGCCATAGACGAAACGGGCGAAAGTGAGGGGATAAAGGCCCTTGCACAGACTCCATATTTAAAAATACCCTTCCTAGTGACCGCGGCCTTCCTTATAGGTGCGGCTCTCTTTGTTTATTTCGTTATCAGGGAACCCAAAGCTCCTAAGATCGAGGAAAATGAGAGCCTTGGTGACTACCTTAAGAGCATCGTTGAAAACAGGGATTTCCTCAAGTTCTACACGGCACAGACGCTCTGGTGGATGAGCTTTGAGTTCATAGGGATGTTCCTCTATGGGATCCTTGCCTACATACTACACGGTTCCGCCACGGAGGAGAACATAAAAGCCGTGACATCACTAGGCCTCTACCTGATGGCTCTGTTCAACGTAACGGTCCTCATCGGTGCCCTGCCGGGTGGGATAATCTACGACAAACTTGGGAGGCGCCTCAGCATCATCATTGGAGGGGTAATCTTCGCCCTTCCTCAGATATGGGGCTGGTTCATAACGAGCAAGACCGAGATAGCAATTGCCCTCGGGGTGGCCGGGATTGGCTGGGGTGTGCTGATGGCCGCTTCTTATCCGGTAATCGGAGACCTCCTCACAAAATTTGAAAGGGAAGCCTTTACCGGTAGATACTACGGCTTCTTTGAAGCCACGCGCTCCCTCCCAGTGCTGTTGGCGGGAGTCATCGGTGGTGCGATAGTTGACCTCGCAGGCAAAAATTACAGGGTTCTGTTCCCGATAGGGGCACTGCTCGTTTTACTTGCAATGCCTATGGTATGGTTCATGAAAAACCTCGACGAGATATCGGAGAAAGAAGAGGAACCAAGAAATGAAGAGTGGAAGGAGGTATAA